ATACAGCTACCTTATGTGCAAGCTGCTACCTCATCTGGTTTGACAGGTGAGATAATGGACCTTTTtgtattaattgatatttttatttatcaaataagtAGATAGAAACAACTTTCTCTTTCTCTGACCAAGGGAAACAGAAAACAAAACTTAcaacttataaaattaactttgtGCTTGATATAGAGAAGTGGAAGGAACCCTCCTTCCTCTCGTCTAATATTAAAGAGTGGAAGGAAGCCCTTTGTCCTACAGTGGGACAATCATGGcagaaatctaaatctaatcttaATATTACATCAACTTCTGCAgttattataatcaaaatgtTTGTAATTGTGTCTTTTACAcaattaagtttaagttttaaaGATGTGTTTGTGATTATTTCGTTATATTTTCAGCTGAACAGCAAAAGGAACGAAAGAAAGAGATGGCGCGCCGATTGCTCGAAATAAATGCAAGGAAACGCGAAGAGAGACTTGCTGAGGATGAAGAACAGCTAAATCAACTTCTTGCTATAAAGGTACAACTTACAGTAACAAAACTATGgagttacattacattattattaatatttaatcatattattatttaaagttcaaataatcatttgaaaaattatttgtgccactgtaattattttatttaccattgTAATaactacttacaataaaaaataacctttgAATCCCTAGTCGACTTTCAAAGCTTCTAcagtataataacataatatcaatGATTTTATATTACAGGATATGATAGAGGATGGCGATACCGATGAATTCAATGAAGCCATAAAAGGATTTGATATCAAAAGCTATGAAGATCTTCAGGTAacctaacatttatttatattccagtattttttttaatgttctttattctttattattgcCAAACATCAGATACAGTTCTACTGGAGAATTTCTTAAACGTAATAATGAATTCCTTTTCCATCGCGTAAAGGGACATTCTGTGGTACATATTTGCAAATTCTATGAATTCATTTTATAGTgatattcattataatttttgcaGAGACAAATATCGAATATACACATGCGCATAGAGAAGAACAAACAGCGGATTGTTGCGGCTGCTACTGCCGAAGAGAACTTGGAAACTCGTCCGACTGGCCGGTTGAATCCGCCTACTGAGCCAGAGGCGTTCCAAACGTGGCTCAATGAGACGCGATCTAAGGTAAAAGATGATTTTCTCTGGAATAATATTACACACTTTATACTCACTTTAAATCCTCTTTTAAATATATACTAATTCActatcttattaatttattattctagtaTCGCGAACTAGTAGCACGTCGCGAAGCTCGCCGTGCCCGTCGCGCCGCGATGGTGAAGCGACGCACGGCTGCGGCCGCTGAACGTATGCGAGTCATCTCCCGCCTTGCTGCGGCCGGAGACGACTTCGGAAACCAAGACTCTGATTGGGATGCGTATAAAAGGTAAAGTTCTTATTCCAAAGTCCAATTTAAAACTCGAAATACCTAAATAGGTAAGAGTTTTTAGAAGTGAAATACTTAccaaaaaaaacttaaaatcttgtaaaaaaaaatgatggtGAAAACAAAACCATTTCATTTATCAAGGCAAAACTTGATTGTCTTCCGACAGCCGTTTTGCAGTCTGCCGCACTTTTCCCTAAAGTTCACAAGTAACTTGATCGCAGACTTAGAACATCTCTTAtaaaaacatcatcatcaacaacagccAGAGGACATCCAATGATGAACAGAGGCCTCCCTCTTAGTGCTCCATAGCTAGTCATTATTTTAACAAGCTTTTCGTATTTTATTCCAGTATAAGTCGCGAAGCTGATTCCGATTCGGAAGCTGACGGTGAACGTCTCATGGAGTTAGAGGAAGCGCTTCGTGAATATGAACCTCCTCCAGCGAATTCCAGTCAACATCATCAACTGCACTTGGCTATAGAACCGCTAAGGTTTGTATTGAAATACTCGCCCCAATTTCTTCGCGCTTCGCGTTTACTATGCGTGCTACTTCAacactctttaaaaaaatactgtacaaAGCTGAGTTActgttatattaattttgtttcctGTCATTCCAGAGCTCCAGAGCTAATGTTTCAACCTTCAATGATGGGCAACTTAGAAGCAGGGTTGGCAGAAACTATGGAGTATGTGTTCAAACACTTTAGTCCTGAAGATCAGCTGCTGTTAGCAAATAATGTGTTCCTCACAGGAGGCAGTTCTCAATTCCCAGGTaagttaattttacaaattatggTGCGAAGCTGTTAACGTATATGGGACAATAAAAACCTAACTTTGCAAAATCTCCAACACCTAATACTATCTTTGCCTATCGCAAGATCCCTTATAACGTAAGTGGTCATATCTATATTGAAACGCCAAACGCAGAGTtagcaacgttaaaaaaagttCTCTCTATTTATACAATAATCATATAATCGCGAGGATCGGAGGAGTAATTGCAATTTTTACTTTCCAGGACTAAAAGAAAGACTCGAAAGAGAACTTCTAGAAATGAGACCGTTTCAATCTACTCACAAGGTAGTGGTGGCCAAGAACCCCAGTCTGGACGCTTGGTACGGAGCCAGGGACTTTGCTGGTAGCAATGAGTTTGAAAATTGGTGTATTTCGAAAGAAGAGTATTATGAGATGGGTGGAGAGTATTTGAAGGAACATTACGCAAGTAACAAGTATTACAAGAGCCCAGCACCGATTGTTGATAATACTCTCGCGCCGTCCATCGATGCCAACGTCGTGAAAGAAGAAATAGTTGTGGATTGCTAGATGTAAGGTTTGCTTGATTAAAGTTACTTATTCAGTACATTCtggtttgtttaatattttttatacaagtcCCTGGTGTTGTTCCAATCTAAATGTTCCAAAGAAATACGCTCAACCCAGTCAGTGTTGCTTACTGCACATTTAGGTATTTACTTGGCCTGAAATACGATATCATACCTCGCACTGACTTATGTTTATCTCATTCTCATCACTATAAATATGATTTGAAACACGCGGCTGATTTGTTCAGGGAACTTCACAAATCGCAATCAACATTATTAGATAAATTTGACACCACGCAGCACTTTTCAACATACAGTGCACACAGAATTAGTAGtacagaagaatccgtttattatgactccgcctatattgaccaaccggttattatgacgtaattgcatgacgaagtttggttttcatataaaattctttataaaaaagtcggatataatgacttcccttacagtgacatgccgctttatatgacccatttttaataaattatgtccggttataatgaccggcacgattctttaccttcaataatgttcgttaattccCGATGACGTTCGGCACGTacctagtttttgttttgaatctcAGTGAGTAATTGACAGTTGAAGGTTACGCATTAAAAGCTGCAGAATTATTATCACGATTTGTCCAcagcaatattgaaaatgataatttgaccctagctatgtcttctatacacaatagtgtgagagtctgtttttacaataaaatgaagaaacaaaagcagacaaaaattacagattacttacaataaaaaatacacttgtgtatgtgttattataataatctgctgattacgtgcaattttgattttaatttaatatggtcttacacatatgcaaatatactatgtttctgtattaaaatacttaatacatacatatttacataaaaaagattttcatttatacataacgctttgtatgacgtccgcttattatgacgtgtttgtcaattcctttcgatgtcattataaacggactctactgTAATTACTTAAAAGTAAGggggttaaataaaaataaaagtggggattgaaaataaacaaataaatagccACAAATATCATGGcacgtttatttttttccacTACATGGCGACTTCTAAAAGAATCGTGACTTGTTATTTTGCATTCATatagtttcatttttttattagagcTCTGCAAAATGAGcactaaacaataattttacaatgtatattttttccataaaattaaaatataaactctgtattttatttgatcTCAATATAAATCACTATGaactgaaaaaaattaaatgttttgttagttcgctaattataatattgattgatGAGACTATAATAAAgagtacatttaaaaaatcacattaaagCATATATATAATGCTGACTACATAAACGCTCTAACAGCCTCTCCCTACCGTCTACCGCTACGTCACCTCACAGATTGTATACTCAAAGTATTAACAACAAACAATATGAAAGACTTCAGCTCTACTAAACAaaccaatataattataataataaatttatcacAATCATTTCAGActacaaaataactaaataatcacCTGTAAAGGAGGCTGTGAGAGCTATAATCACGTGCAATGTAAATGTAATACACCACAATTAACAAATCTaacttatttcaaatataaactagcctaaaaattttaacaataaagaaaaaacggTAGTAGTTAAAATATTGGTCATTAAAACTCTGAAGAGCTATAACTAAATGACCGCACAAATTATCATCATGCCATGatgtttgtattgaattttaataaaaattgcacTCAAAGGGATGTAAAATACTCCAAAACTTGGTAAAGTGTGGCTTTTAgccgtttatttttgtttagcgtataattagaaattgtataaaatcaGTGACTTAGAAATAGCTCtcagtatataaaaaaagttaaaatcctTAGGCTGTACTCTCGTATGATTATAATGTAAGCAACGCAATATGTTGGCAAAGCGGAAGTTCACGTAAATCTAACGATACAATagaactaaatatttatgtaccttAGACATTATGATTACACAAGGCTCACtgttatttcataaaactacCACGATCAAGTTTAGTGTAACTGGTCGGCGGCGCTCGTTGGCGCTCGGCCCCCTAGACTAGTAGTCTGCCTCGACGAGGGAAGTATACGTTATACATTCACGGGAAGGATATGTACGATTTCTTTAACCAAAATTCAATAACGGCTTACAAAGACACTGGTTGGTCCATCAACCACAACCGCTCAGAtgttaacaacaaaataacaacaacacaATCTAACACTGCCAATATATTTCACGTGAGTATTCTTTTTAACGTTGTGAATTCCTCAGTCTTTTCTACggttcaaaaacaaaaaaaaagtagtcgAAGAAAAAATCATACCACCACTTTTGTAATTACGTAAATTCAAGGGTTTCAATATGCACTTCTTAATATAGGTTAACTAACATCGGTATGTAAAATAGTTACACAATGAAGGCACACAGGTTGCAAGTTCAACGTATACTTAGCAGCTCTTAAAAATCAAGGTGCGACCTGTGGCCTTCACTGTCATTTCGTGACCCTTATTTATTACGAAATACATTCACCGAGAAAAGATTTTCCTCttatcaatataaatatatgaattatACTCTGTGTGAAAGATTAAGAAGTGAGAGCATATTTCGTAATTAACAAAGCCCGCGTTCTCCCAGCGCACCTCTTCGCTCAGCGAGGGTGAAGCAACGATAGGGCAAtgtaataaagataaaacaatCATAAAGACAGcgaacatataataataataataacaaaaatatattactaatcCTAGAATTCAAAAAGAAACAATCACCCTCGGCAAGAGATCGGGGAGCTGAGAGACatctatgtatatatttatttatatatgtatttatgtacctaGGTCACTATGTTGGTGTTTCTATTTCCATTCATAATATCTatggataatataataatataaggtaTACAGCATTGAAAGGCACCTAATACGCGTTGTCCCTATCAATGCTGTTACATACAAACTATTGATAACTAtggttttaaaatttcaatgGTGATCATTTTATAATGGTATCTGAAAGTTTTATACTACTCTTTAAACCCAAGTTCTAGTTTGTCTAAATAATACTGTTATCAATGGCTTGGTAAGAAACTTACTAAAGACgttaagattttattaatatacggAAAAGTTTAGATGTTACTCTTAAAATTTGTGGGCAACTAAATGCATCCTCATATTACTTTACTTTATACCTTAACATACGGTGTAcacgtttattttaaaatgataatgagATATTGGCCTATTTTTTTCGTGTCTCTTTCAAATACAGaactatcaaaatataaaaaaatattgaggacTATCAAACAACATTcatatgtatatattattattatatgtatacttatgTACATCTACAAGAAATTTTGATCTTTATAGTACCCAAAGTATAGTTCTGCGCTAAGTCTAACATTAATTCCAATTATATTCTCAGTTCGATATTCGGTATGACTGTAGAATGAGACATTCCTACAAATCATAcgcatattataattttgaatgttttcTCGAtatacttgaataaataaacactacCAATATTTACATTTGCTGAACCAGCACATGGACACACacatggaaataaaataatgtatcaaaataacaaCACGGGAAGTTGTAAAACAATAGGTATAAATGTCGGTCTAACACTATGTATTACATATTAGAGctcttacaatattttatttccagttcTACCCTGACCTGCAGACTTAACTAAACTTACACTACCACATCATTTACATAGAAATGGCACCAATCTATCTTTGATATCAATAATGGCAAACCATAAGGAACCCCCGCAGCGGACACTTTAGCTGCACAGCTCGGTGCGCAAGAACTGTCTCAAGGTATTGGAAGACTACTGCACTATACACTAttcattattactattattcgAAAAACAGTAATGAAATAAAGTTCTGCCTCTTGCCAAAATAcgtttgtatatatgtatgtatattgcgATATCCTAAAtgggtaaataattatgtaacaatgTTTATGATGACTACACTTTATATGAATATTCAATCTCATCAGGAATATAAAATGAAGTTTATCGATGGTGTTATGATTGATATTGCCTAATGTCGCTAACCGCTAGAAGGCACACAAAGTTTAGTAAGAAGCTTCACAAATTATGCTCTCTGTTATGTACGGCCAGTCGGCCACTTGACCACTAACACCCAGCACTCACTTATTCTGTAAGACACACTAAAGCGTACTCCGGCCGATGTCCCTCACATTGAACACTGAACATAACATTATTCTGAACgtaatacgtttaaaaaatattgccaatTTTATGTTGCAACAGGCACTTCTCTGGATTTCTCCAATAAACATcatattaaaagttattaattttgtgaaGCTTTCAATATTGCCTCTCAGGACTCTGCTAGTTTATGgaattattatttgtacttcttatttactattattattattttttatatgaaacctgatttttatttatagtattctTATGGATTAATCTTGAGGAGTATTATCTAGAGTCCCTTATATTCTTCAGCGATCAAAATACTTTACCACTCACCAGTAACAGTTCTATATAAAATTACTGAACTTCCATATACACTGACACGTTCTAAGTTAAAGCATCGCAATAAGATATTGTTACATTTCACTACGACTAATGAAGGATGGGTATGACGATGACAAGCGAAtgacgaacattaaaatttagaatttttaaGTTGGAGATTTACCATTTACGATTCCAAAATTTATCACTAAGCAAATTAGAATATGAGATCAAAAATTTTAGGCCTACAATCTATCATGATGAGACTTTTAAGTATTGATTTATAAACGCCACCAcggaaattaatataatcatgTGATGGTATAGATAAATCACAGTTGTAGGTATAAATCACAATGCATATATTATCATAGGCGGTACCGCTACGTGACTACTCACTACATCCTCATCTCTATTGTGATGTCCACCTGGTGTTATCGAGGGATTCCACAAGCGTAACGAAACCAACTCGATTCCTCTCTGCCACCTTCCACACGCGGATACAATCCAACAGCGCAGCCTTGCTGGCGCTCACACCACGCCCGACGAAATCAacagtgtataaataaataactccaaatataataaacaaataaaagtgcATGAGTCCATGCTGACGATCCTAGCGAGGAGCTGCCTGTCTCCTCTGCTCTCAATTATATCATTCTGAATGATAGCTGCTCTTGTTGATGGCTGCCAAATATATATTATTGCACTCTGGCTGCTTCCTGCTCAACCAAGAGCTGTAACAACGTACACAGTTCGTTACACTTCTATATTTTAACATAAGGAACCTTTAGTTAATCAAAGTGACCATATTGACCACATACCTAAAACGGGTGATCAATCTGCAAGATGCATTTGACCTGACATCTGGGGCTGCGGCGTTGGAGTATGCGAAGGGGGAGGTGACGCTGCAAAGATTATTATATCGATAACATTAAAGTTTACAACAAATATTAAGTAAACTATAGTGGGATACTTACAAATAGATGCAATAGACTGTGGCGACATCGCAGACATTTTGCTCGTGTCTTGCATAGAGACTTGAGTTCCTTGAGATGTCATGTAGCGATTTACCATTGGTACAAAGCTGGAAAGAAATTGCCGTCTATCAATCGCTTCTATGGATCTGATCTATAAACAACAAATTCGTTCTACGTTTGCGGTATTACCTAATAACTAATGTGCTACTATGGAAGCagagtaaaataaatgataatgcGGTGCTCAACCGTACCTGGGAACTCACTCGGAATGCAAATGGACTTAAtggtgaaatattaataaagctgTCGTTTTAATTCAGCCACATTTGTGTCACGTTCTTATTTGGTGTTGTGAGAAAATGGTTGTTAGTTAAAATACACTCCCTATATATTTGATGGATTAGTTTGTAACCATTGTAGTGTTTCAGATGTCATACCTTAAGTCACAAACGCCGGGAGAATCAAAGTTGCTGTTGTTAGAGTTGTTGGTGTTGGTAGCAACACTGTTGATGGTGCCGATGCTGTTGGCCGACACGTTGCTATGATTCTCGCGATGGACACGGTTGTGGTGTCTGTGTAGAGGAAATTAATATTGTCAGATTATGGCAGATACTCGAATGATAGATGAGAAATAAATTTCAGCGAATAAACTCAGAAGGTCCAGTAAACGGAAATTAGAACTCTTGTaacactttaaattaattatgttttacgtCTTAACTCAAGTAATTGTTAAACGAGGTTACTCGATTAGTTACAAGTCACGCTGGGGACCTAAAGTTACGAGCTAGATTGCATCGTAACCTAAGaagacgccatgtcggacaacgttgtccggcACTAgtgaatagcctttaacagtttttaaaGGTTTGTTGCAGGCTCAGTCAGATGAATAAGCCGCTAAACATAAATTAACGTGTTTATGAAGTGACCTTATCAGATAGCTGTCGCGCACGAAGGAGCGGCCGCAAACGCTGCACTCGTAGCAGGAGCCAGTGGAGTGCGTGCGGATGTGCAGGGCGAACTGGGACTTCGACGTGAACGACATCGAGCAGCGGTCGCAGTTCAGCGGCTTGTCGGCCACGTGCGACCATCTGGCGACAATACCAACACCACTTAAATACATTACAACATACTTATCAAGGTAACAAACATGTTTTCTATGTTTCTACTACAtataacgtgtaacaaaatacccatatacatcaagaagccctgacgaatacaggttgaatagaatctctacataaagtttcagcttaaaatacgtttaaaaaaaattgtaccaaatacttggtatcgcatagttcttgatttcaaatcatacaaacgtgtcacaacactacagggatcactcgctaatattacgaaacatttcttctgtcaatctgatcgcctagtacctgtctacctaattttgattcgcgcaccggcgcgatttgaaaaattcataacttggtaccatgaaaacatgagtttaaaaacccttcccgtatcgtttgttatgttatctagaaaccgtgcaattgatacaTATGTCTACCccttttgttacacgttgtatattgaTAATAACTAACAAATAAGGGGATGTAACTCACCTGTGCGCGGTTACATAGCTCTTCACAGCAAAGCGTTTCTGGCAAATATCACAAGCATACGGACGTTCACCTGAAACAGAGGATTCGCTATAAAATTAACTCAACTATCTACCtgaaaataaatgaaagcaATGATCTTTTAATCAATGAAAGCATTATGAAGGCACATGATGTTAGAAAGACGGCAAGATGCGATTAGAGAGTGATGCAGTCTGAAATTAATGAATGGAAGccaagaaattaaataaataataataagtattgaaACTCGAGTGATGATGTAGCGGATGATTAGAATTATTAAAACTTACGTTGTCGGTGCCACATCATTAAGTTCAGAATGACAAAATATCTGCCTGGTAAAGCAATTTGCCGTCTTCTAAACGAACCATAGCTATCCTTCAACCTTATGTAACCCACTACGCTCTATGTATAGTAAACTACCAGACGAAAAACATTATTTGATTGTGCTAAATATGAGTACATGCTTTATATTCGTAGCCATTACAAGGCACTTGAAGTACTGTGCATGCAGTATCATCTATTTAAGCTCGTGTaggtatatataattattactgtTTGCAATATTTTGGCATTCTCCTGTCCAACATGCAGTTGTTGGTGGTTATTTAGTTACCCGTAGTATACAGCTGCTTTATACATAGTGTGATTCCTAATAAGGTTAgtatcaaaatgttttttatctGTTAGACACACTAAGCTATGAATCACTTGGTTTACATACTACCTATGATTCATGTAGTTCAGGAATATTTTAAGGTGCTTGCACACATAACCCATGGACTTTCAGCACTGCGTACTTACAGTGTTCGTTTACTTGAAGCTATGTAGTGCAGGTGACCGATGTCTGAATGTAACACAGCACTAAGGTAGTGTGGAGCCAGTTGTGTATGCAAAACACCGAAAAATAGGGAACGCGATGTGGTCGTACCGGTATGAATTCGCTTGTGAATGTTGAGCGTGGATTTCTGCGTGAAGCGTTTGTAACAGACATCGCACTCGAACGGCCTTTCCCCCGTGTGAGTACGCATGTGTATCTCCAGGTACGGCTTGCAAGTGAACGCCGCCGGGCACTCCATGCATTGGTATGGACGCCCTTGCACTGACCACCCGCGCATTATATTAGTTTATGCTCACTTATTacaattatgattattatactCACAATAAGACTTACTATTAAACTTATGTGGCACCGACAACTTTAAattcaaacatatgaaaaataatattaagaacATGGTAAATGTTAAATACTTTGCTTGTGATCATGAatttttgaataagaaaaacaataagtaaGAAAAAGGCGTGCGTTGAGCGTTGTCGACTGACCTGTGTGCGTTCGTTTGTGTATATTGAGTGTAGATTTTTGCGCGAATCTCTTGAGGCATACGTCACACTGGTAGGGCCGCTCGCCGGTGTGCGTGCGGTTGTGGATCTCGAGGTACTGCTTGCAGGTGAAGGCGGCGGGGCACTGCAGGCACTGGAAGGGCCGGCCCTGCACTGTGGACGAGTCACACCGTTAGCCAGCACGCGAGCGCCCGCCTCCCCGCGCCGCGCTCTCTAGTAGCCCACATACGTTACGTTCGAGTCTGCGTCGCGCCGGCTCGCTCGCCGGCCACCCACGTACCTGAGTGCGTCCGCTTGTGGATGTTGAGACTGGATTTCTGTGTGAAGCGCTTCAGGCAGATGTCGCACTGATAGGGCCGCTCGCCGGTGTGCGTGCGCGTGTGTATCTCCAGGTATTGCTTGCAGGTGAAGGCGGCGGGGCACGACAGGCACTGGAACGGTCTGCCCTGGACTGGTGCCCAACACATATATTATAGCGGCGGCGAGCCCGCAAGGACGCTAGACGCCCTCGCTCTACGGAGGTCGCGGCGCGGACCGGTCGCCGCTCGCCGCGTACTCCGCTCCAAATCTTTCGCTAGGTATTGTTACAAAGGCTCGCGATCGCTCGACTACTCGGAGACAGACAGATTCGGAGGAGAGGCGGAGTGCGAGTGGAGAGAGGCGTGGGCGGGCGGACGGCCAGTCCGGCCCGCGGGGTCACCCACCTGTGTGCGTCCTCTTATGTATATTGAGGCTGGACTTCTGCGTGAAGCGCTTCAGACACGCGTCGCACTGAT
This sequence is a window from Spodoptera frugiperda isolate SF20-4 chromosome 5, AGI-APGP_CSIRO_Sfru_2.0, whole genome shotgun sequence. Protein-coding genes within it:
- the LOC118272256 gene encoding zinc finger protein ZFP2 isoform X27, whose product is MFEQQIKAEPMSFYTSHPHVHTGPPTIIRSDSSHASIISMNQHHQAHQEDSKDSLIVQQQVQHQQDLMEQHQQQQEMQQDDELSFKGMDDEGVDMDMDGRQCPQGMGVDMGSVQTKMEVANGGQSTPRSKPQACKVCGKVLSSASSYYVHMKLHSGNKPFQCTVCDAAFCRKPYLEVHMRTHTGERPFQCDLCLKRFTQKSSLNTHKRVHTEEHIQSLINKVRPYQCDICDKRFTQKSSLGTHKRIHTGERPYQCDACLKRFTQKSSLNIHKRTHTVQGRPFQCLSCPAAFTCKQYLEIHTRTHTGERPYQCDICLKRFTQKSSLNIHKRTHSVQGRPFQCLQCPAAFTCKQYLEIHNRTHTGERPYQCDVCLKRFAQKSTLNIHKRTHTVQGRPYQCMECPAAFTCKPYLEIHMRTHTGERPFECDVCYKRFTQKSTLNIHKRIHTGERPYACDICQKRFAVKSYVTAHRWSHVADKPLNCDRCSMSFTSKSQFALHIRTHSTGSCYECSVCGRSFVRDSYLIRHHNRVHRENHSNVSANSIGTINSVATNTNNSNNSNFDSPGVCDLSFVPMVNRYMTSQGTQVSMQDTSKMSAMSPQSIASISSPPPSHTPTPQPQMSGQMHLAD
- the LOC118272256 gene encoding zinc finger protein ZFP2 isoform X11 yields the protein MFEQQIKAEPMSFYTSHPHVHTGPPTIIRSDSSHASIISMNQHHQAHQEDSKDSLIVQQQVQHQQDLMEQHQQQQEMQQDDELSFKGMDDEGVDMDMDGRQCPQGMGVDMGSVQTKMEVANGGQSTPRSKPQACKVCGKVLSSASSYYVHMKLHSGNKPFQCTVCDAAFCRKPYLEVHMRTHTGERPFQCDLCLKRFTQKSSLNTHKRVHTDEHMRALMVKDRPYKCDLCQMRFTQSSSLNRHKKIHTEEHRRALLEKVRPYQCHICFMRFTQKSSLGRHGKIHTEEHIQSLINKVRPYQCDICDKRFTQKSSLGTHKRIHTGERPFQCTVCLKSFTQKCALNLHEKIHTGERPYQCDACLKRFTQKSSLNIHKRTHTVQGRPFQCLSCPAAFTCKQYLEIHTRTHTGERPYQCDICLKRFTQKSSLNIHKRTHSVQGRPFQCLQCPAAFTCKQYLEIHNRTHTGERPYQCDVCLKRFAQKSTLNIHKRTHTVQGRPYQCMECPAAFTCKPYLEIHMRTHTGERPFECDVCYKRFTQKSTLNIHKRIHTGERPYACDICQKRFAVKSYVTAHRWSHVADKPLNCDRCSMSFTSKSQFALHIRTHSTGSCYECSVCGRSFVRDSYLIRHHNRVHRENHSNVSANSIGTINSVATNTNNSNNSNFDSPGVCDLSFVPMVNRYMTSQGTQVSMQDTSKMSAMSPQSIASISSPPPSHTPTPQPQMSGQMHLAD
- the LOC118272256 gene encoding zinc finger protein ZFP2 isoform X4; translation: MFEQQIKAEPMSFYTSHPHVHTGPPTIIRSDSSHASIISMNQHHQAHQEDSKDSLIVQQQVQHQQDLMEQHQQQQEMQQDDELSFKGMDDEGVDMDMDGRQCPQGMGVDMGSVQTKMEVANGGQSTPRSKPQACKVCGKVLSSASSYYVHMKLHSGNKPFQCTVCDAAFCRKPYLEVHMRTHTGERPFQCDLCLKRFTQKSSLNTHKRVHTDEHMRALMVKDRPYKCDLCQMRFTQSSSLNRHKKIHTEEHRRALLEKVRPYQCHICFMRFTQKSSLGRHGKIHTEEHIQSLINKVRPYQCDICDKRFTQKSSLGTHKRIHTGERPFQCTVCLKSFTQKCALNLHEKIHTVQGRPFACGQCPAAFARRPYLDIHMRTHTGERPYQCDACLKRFTQKSSLNIHKRTHTVQGRPFQCLSCPAAFTCKQYLEIHTRTHTGERPYQCDICLKRFTQKSSLNIHKRTHSVQGRPFQCLQCPAAFTCKQYLEIHNRTHTGERPYQCDVCLKRFAQKSTLNIHKRTHTVQGRPYQCMECPAAFTCKPYLEIHMRTHTGERPFECDVCYKRFTQKSTLNIHKRIHTGERPYACDICQKRFAVKSYVTAHRWSHVADKPLNCDRCSMSFTSKSQFALHIRTHSTGSCYECSVCGRSFVRDSYLIRHHNRVHRENHSNVSANSIGTINSVATNTNNSNNSNFDSPGVCDLRRQFLSSFVPMVNRYMTSQGTQVSMQDTSKMSAMSPQSIASISSPPPSHTPTPQPQMSGQMHLAD
- the LOC118272256 gene encoding zinc finger protein ZFP2 isoform X26, which produces MFEQQIKAEPMSFYTSHPHVHTGPPTIIRSDSSHASIISMNQHHQAHQEDSKDSLIVQQQVQHQQDLMEQHQQQQEMQQDDELSFKGMDDEGVDMDMDGRQCPQGMGVDMGSVQTKMEVANGGQSTPRSKPQACKVCGKVLSSASSYYVHMKLHSGNKPFQCTVCDAAFCRKPYLEVHMRTHTGERPFQCDLCLKRFTQKSSLNTHKRVHTEEHIQSLINKVRPYQCDICDKRFTQKSSLGTHKRIHTGERPYQCDACLKRFTQKSSLNIHKRTHTVQGRPFQCLSCPAAFTCKQYLEIHTRTHTGERPYQCDICLKRFTQKSSLNIHKRTHSVQGRPFQCLQCPAAFTCKQYLEIHNRTHTGERPYQCDVCLKRFAQKSTLNIHKRTHTVQGRPYQCMECPAAFTCKPYLEIHMRTHTGERPFECDVCYKRFTQKSTLNIHKRIHTGERPYACDICQKRFAVKSYVTAHRWSHVADKPLNCDRCSMSFTSKSQFALHIRTHSTGSCYECSVCGRSFVRDSYLIRHHNRVHRENHSNVSANSIGTINSVATNTNNSNNSNFDSPGVCDLRRQFLSSFVPMVNRYMTSQGTQVSMQDTSKMSAMSPQSIASISSPPPSHTPTPQPQMSGQMHLAD